One stretch of Nicotiana tabacum cultivar K326 chromosome 18, ASM71507v2, whole genome shotgun sequence DNA includes these proteins:
- the LOC107794188 gene encoding auxin response factor 18, protein MKEVAEKCVDSQLWHACAGGMVQIPPVNSKVYYFPQGHAEHTLVNVDFSTLPRTPALILCRVAAVKFLADPETDEVYARIRLVPVENKGDDFDDDNILGGSNETGTNDKPTSFAKTLTQSDANNGGGFSVPRYCAETIFPRLDYTADPPVQTVIAKDVHGETWKFRHIYRGTPRRHLLTTGWSNFVNQKKLVAGDSIVFLRAENGELCVGIRRAKRGGIGGPETPSGWNSASGNYSGFSAFFREDMNKNGSLNSSGGSFKGKGRVRPESVIEAAYLAPSGQPFEVVYYPRASTPEFCVRASSVNTAVRIHWCSGMRFKMAFETEVSSRISWFMGTISSIQVADPIHWPNSPWRLLQVTWDEPDLLQNVKHVSPWLVELVSNMPVIHLSPFSPPRKKLRLPPDFLLDGQFPLPSFSGNPLRSSSPFCCLSDNITAGIQRARHAQFGVPLLDLHLSNKVQSGLLPPSFQRVAANSKLTNCINKGQNDRNDNISCLLTMSTSSQMSEKTDSVNTPRFLLFGQPILTEQQISNRCSANAQEVQTGRDLGRIEMRNERFAFEQKGLQDSVSSATYLWNRGHHAAGLGADTGQCKVFLESEDVGLSLDLSVLGSYEELYRRLGNLFGLERSDMLTCVLYHNATGAVKHTGEEPFSDFVKTAKRLTILMNPSSNIERKWITGLATAERGLDSSNRAGPLSIFA, encoded by the exons ATGAAGGAGGTTGCGGAGAAATGTGTGGACTCGCAGCTATGGCACGCTTGTGCCGGAGGAATGGTGCAAATCCCTCCGGTCAACTCCAAGGTCTACTATTTTCCACAAGGGCATGCTGAGCATACTCTTGTAAATGTGGATTTCTCGACGCTACCGAGAACTCCTGCTCTGATTCTCTGTAGGGTAGCTGCTGTGAAGTTCTTAGCGGACCCTGAAACGGACGAGGTTTATGCTAGGATTAGGCTTGTCCCGGTTGAGAACAAGGGGGATGACTTTGATGATGATAACATTTTGGGGGGTAGTAATGAGACGGGAACAAATGACAAGCCTACTTCATTTGCCAAGACATTGACTCAATCGGATGCGAATAATGGGGGTGGATTCTCAGTGCCGAGGTACTGTGCAGAGACTATATTTCCTAGGTTGGATTACACCGCTGACCCGCCTGTGCAGACTGTGATTGCCAAAGATGTTCATGGTGAAACTTGGAAGTTTAGGCACATTTATAGGGGGACTCCAAGGAGGCATTTGTTAACAACTGGTTGGAGTAATTTTGTGAATCAGAAGAAGCTGGTTGCAGGGGATTCCATTGTGTTTTTGAGGGCAGAAAATGGTGAACTTTGTGTGGGAATTCGTAGGGCAAAAAGGGGTGGTATTGGTGGGCCAGAAACCCCATCTGGATGGAACTCTGCTTCTGGAAACTATAGTGGATTTTCTGCGTTTTTTAGGGAAGACATGAACAAGAACGGAAGCCTTAATTCTTCTGGGGGGAGCTTCAAGGGAAAGGGAAGGGTGAGGCCTGAATCAGTTATTGAAGCTGCATATCTTGCTCCTAGTGGGCAGCCTTTTGAAGTTGTATATTATCCCCGTGCAAGCACTCCAGAATTTTGTGTTAGGGCGTCTTCCGTGAATACTGCCGTGAGGATTCACTGGTGCTCAGGGATGAGGTTTAAAATGGCTTTTGAAACTGAGGTTTCTTCTCGAATCAGCTGGTTCATGGGAACTATATCCTCCATTCAAGTTGCTGATCCCATCCACTGGCCCAATTCACCTTGGCGGCTTCTTCAG GTGACATGGGATGAACCTGATTTACTGCAAAATGTAAAACATGTCAGCCCATGGCTTGTCGAACTGGTCTCAAATATGCCAGTCATTCACCTCTCGCCCTTCTCACCACCAAGAAAAAAGTTGCGTCTACCACCAGATTTCTTACTTGACGGCCAATTTCCGTTACCATCTTTTTCAGGCAACCCCCTCAGGTCCAGCAGTCCTTTTTGTTGTCTATCTGACAACATCACTGCAGGCATACAGAGAGCCAGGCATGCTCAATTTGGAGTACCTTTATTGGATCTGCACCTTAGCAACAAAGTGCAATCGGGACTCCTACCACCCAGTTTCCAGCGAGTTGCAGCTAACTCCAAACTTACTAATTGCATCAATAAGGGCCAAAATGACAGAAATGACAACATATCTTGCTTGCTTACCATGAGTACTTCTAGTCAGATGTCGGAGAAAACTGATAGTGTGAATACACCTCGATTCTTACTCTTTGGTCAGCCAATTCTGACTGAGCAGCAAATTTCTAATCGTTGCTCTGCCAATGCTCAAGAAGTCCAAACAGGAAGAGACTTAGGCAGGATAGAAATGAGAAATGAAAGATTTGCTTTTGAGCAGAAAGGTCTTCAGGACAGTGTATCAAGTGCTACATATCTTTGGAATCGAGGTCATCATGCAGCTGGACTTGGTGCTGATACTGGTCAGTGCAAAGTATTCCTTGAGTCAGAGGATGTAGGCCTTTCACTTGATCTGTCAGTTCTGGGATCATATGAAGAACTGTACAGAAGACTTGGAAACTTGTTTGGACTAGAAAGATCAGATATGCTGACATGTGTGCTCTATCACAATGCAACAGGTGCTGTTAAACACACTGGAGAAGAACCATTCAG CGACTTCGTTAAGACTGCTAAAAGATTGACAATTCTGATGAACCCAAGCAGCAACATTGAAAG GAAATGGATCACTGGTCTCGCAACTGCTGAACGTGGTCTAGATTCTTCAAACCGAGCAGGACCACTTAGCATCTTTGCATAG